One window from the genome of Cyclobacterium amurskyense encodes:
- the coaD gene encoding pantetheine-phosphate adenylyltransferase has translation MKKTALFPGSFDPYTNGHHDIVMRGLNIFDEIIISVGHNTSKKNRYFDIDFMVDKIKNTYKKNPSVKVIVYDELTSSLAKKHDAKYLLRGLRNTTDFEYENTISQMNRYLNDSLETVFLITTPKYAAISSTIIREVHKYGGNVNKFLPYKV, from the coding sequence ATGAAAAAGACAGCGCTTTTTCCAGGCTCTTTTGACCCTTACACAAATGGTCATCATGACATTGTCATGAGAGGACTAAATATTTTCGATGAGATAATTATCAGTGTAGGGCACAATACAAGTAAGAAAAACAGGTATTTCGATATTGATTTTATGGTTGATAAAATCAAAAATACCTACAAGAAAAACCCGTCTGTTAAAGTCATTGTATACGATGAATTAACCTCCTCATTGGCAAAAAAACACGACGCAAAGTACTTACTCCGTGGATTAAGAAACACGACTGATTTTGAATACGAAAACACCATCAGTCAAATGAACAGGTATCTCAACGACTCCTTGGAAACGGTATTTCTTATCACTACTCCTAAATATGCAGCCATCAGCTCTACTATTATCAGAGAAGTTCATAAGTATGGTGGCAATGTAAACAAGTTCCTTCCCTATAAGGTCTGA
- a CDS encoding NUDIX hydrolase: protein MKIFVNDKPLDLVATKDFLPKKSFECVYDNPVELPASADFHDDVLIKNPSKDIIVQLLYLLRTRKLKNLDSVTLVTDEKSMLKKFIKSRFVIIKAAGGVVTKEDKVLFIFRLGKWDLPKGKFEKKETPEGCAVREVEEECNVKVKLNKPICITWHTYTQNRKSILKKTYWYNMKCTNDTKMKPQVEEGIMDIKWLKHQEAKTALINSYPSMRYLYKQFLKSNPEIYQTL from the coding sequence ATGAAGATCTTCGTCAACGATAAGCCACTGGATCTTGTGGCCACCAAAGATTTTTTACCTAAAAAATCATTCGAATGCGTTTATGACAACCCCGTAGAATTGCCAGCCTCAGCTGATTTCCATGATGATGTGCTGATAAAAAATCCCTCCAAAGACATCATCGTTCAATTGCTTTATCTCCTGCGAACCAGGAAACTGAAAAATTTGGACAGTGTAACGCTTGTGACGGATGAGAAATCCATGTTAAAAAAGTTTATAAAGAGCCGATTTGTAATTATAAAAGCTGCCGGTGGTGTGGTCACTAAAGAGGATAAAGTGCTTTTTATTTTCAGGCTAGGTAAGTGGGATTTGCCAAAAGGGAAATTCGAAAAGAAAGAAACCCCTGAGGGATGTGCCGTAAGAGAAGTTGAGGAAGAATGTAATGTAAAAGTAAAGCTAAACAAGCCCATCTGCATTACCTGGCACACTTATACCCAAAACAGGAAGAGTATTCTGAAGAAAACCTATTGGTACAATATGAAGTGTACCAATGATACGAAAATGAAGCCTCAGGTTGAGGAAGGTATTATGGATATCAAATGGTTGAAACATCAAGAAGCCAAAACCGCATTAATCAATTCCTATCCCTCTATGCGATACCTGTACAAGCAATTTTTGAAGTCAAACCCTGAGATTTATCAGACCTTATAG
- the pyrE gene encoding orotate phosphoribosyltransferase, whose amino-acid sequence MEIYDQSTASQIAKKLLEIKAIKLSPKDPFTWASGWKSPIYCDNRLSLSYPEVRKFIQEKLTSVIRTHFLNIEAIAGVATAGIPQGVLIADKLDVPFVYVRSKAKGHGMENMIEGKITPGQKVVVVEDLVSTGGSSLKAVNDLRAAGFEVLGMVAIFTYGFEISDLNFEKEDVKLYCLSDYSSLLPQALEQGYVSEEDMNTLADWRKGPDTWNP is encoded by the coding sequence ATGGAAATTTATGATCAAAGCACCGCTTCTCAAATTGCAAAAAAGCTTCTTGAAATAAAGGCCATCAAACTGTCGCCTAAGGATCCTTTCACCTGGGCATCTGGATGGAAGTCACCAATATATTGTGACAACAGGCTATCGCTTTCTTACCCCGAAGTCAGAAAGTTTATTCAGGAAAAACTTACAAGTGTAATCCGAACTCACTTTTTAAATATTGAAGCCATAGCAGGAGTCGCCACTGCAGGCATTCCACAGGGGGTATTGATTGCCGATAAGCTCGACGTCCCTTTTGTCTATGTTCGTTCCAAAGCTAAAGGCCATGGGATGGAAAACATGATTGAAGGGAAAATCACTCCCGGACAAAAAGTTGTCGTTGTTGAAGACCTTGTCTCTACAGGAGGAAGTTCACTTAAAGCCGTCAATGATTTGCGAGCAGCAGGGTTTGAGGTCTTAGGTATGGTTGCCATTTTCACCTATGGTTTTGAGATTTCAGACCTTAATTTCGAAAAGGAAGATGTCAAACTCTATTGCCTTAGCGATTATAGTTCCTTACTACCTCAAGCACTAGAACAAGGATATGTGTCTGAAGAAGACATGAACACCTTGGCCGATTGGAGAAAGGGCCCTGATACCTGGAACCCGTAA
- a CDS encoding TIGR02757 family protein, whose product MDDLKEFLDEKVSLFNQPSFIENDPVSIPHRFVKQQDIEISGFFAAVLAWGQRKTIINKSLELMDMMGNSPHDFVLNHSEQELKQLMRFKHRTFNDLDTLYFIDFFSRYYKDNLSLEGAFTRGYSTDIDVMELLLSNFHDYFFQSDLAPRRTRKHVATPKKKSACKRINMFLRWMVRKDDKGVDFGIWNKISPSQLVCPCDLHVDRIGRSLGLIKRKQTDWQTAMGLTKNLRIFDATDPVKYDFALFGLGVLQNEKNSALK is encoded by the coding sequence ATGGATGATTTAAAGGAGTTTCTCGATGAAAAAGTTAGCCTTTTTAACCAACCTTCATTTATAGAGAACGACCCAGTTTCTATTCCTCATCGATTTGTAAAACAGCAAGACATTGAAATTTCAGGTTTTTTTGCTGCTGTCCTTGCCTGGGGGCAAAGAAAAACCATTATCAATAAAAGTCTGGAGTTGATGGACATGATGGGGAATAGTCCTCATGATTTTGTTTTAAATCACTCTGAGCAAGAGCTTAAGCAGTTGATGCGGTTCAAGCATAGAACTTTCAATGATTTGGATACCTTGTATTTCATCGATTTTTTTTCGAGGTATTATAAAGACAATCTTAGTCTGGAAGGGGCATTCACTCGAGGTTACTCTACTGATATTGATGTCATGGAATTATTGCTCTCCAATTTTCATGATTATTTTTTTCAATCCGATCTAGCTCCACGCAGAACTCGTAAGCATGTGGCTACTCCCAAAAAGAAATCAGCCTGCAAAAGGATTAATATGTTTCTGAGGTGGATGGTGAGAAAAGATGACAAAGGAGTTGATTTTGGTATTTGGAACAAGATTTCTCCTTCCCAGTTAGTTTGCCCCTGTGACCTGCATGTGGACCGAATAGGTCGATCCCTTGGCTTAATTAAAAGAAAGCAAACTGACTGGCAGACAGCAATGGGACTGACAAAGAACCTTCGCATTTTTGATGCTACGGACCCTGTTAAATATGATTTTGCCTTGTTTGGACTTGGAGTGCTACAAAATGAAAAGAATTCTGCGCTAAAGTAA
- a CDS encoding peptide chain release factor 3 — protein sequence MTLTQEIAKRKTFGIIAHPDAGKTTLTEKMLLFGGAIKTAGAVKSNKIDTATKSDWMEIEKQRGISVATSVMGFEYKGQKINLLDTPGHQDFAEDTYRTLTAVDSVIMVIDCVKGVEIQTEKLMEVCRMRNTPVICFINKLDREGRDPYDLLDEVETKLNIQVRPLSWPISMGKSFKGVYNLYDKQLNLFTPSQRKVSDDRVVIEDLSSKKLDERIGSSLADQLREDVELIEGVYPDFNPKEYLEGTVAPVFFGSAVNNFGVKEMLDTFIQIAPGPKSRQTEEREVKPDEDHFSGFIFKIHANMDPKHRNRIAFLRICSGTFQRNKPYNHVRGTKPLRFSNVTSFMAQDKEIIEEAFPGDIVGLYDTGNLKIGDSITDGENLNFKGIPSFSPEIFREVVNKDAMKTKQLEKGLQQLMEEGVAQLFTFEIGSRKVVGTVGQLQFEVIKFRLKNEYNATADFVPMNLHKACWITSNDKKKLDEFIRSKQRHIAKDRNGKLVFMAESKAWLQMVQDNFPEIEFHNTSEY from the coding sequence ATGACCCTAACTCAAGAGATAGCGAAAAGAAAGACTTTTGGAATTATAGCTCACCCTGATGCAGGAAAAACCACATTAACAGAAAAGATGCTGCTTTTTGGTGGTGCAATCAAAACAGCAGGGGCGGTAAAATCAAATAAAATAGATACGGCCACCAAATCCGATTGGATGGAGATCGAGAAACAGAGAGGAATATCTGTTGCCACATCTGTGATGGGGTTTGAATACAAAGGGCAGAAAATAAACCTCCTAGATACACCTGGTCACCAAGATTTTGCTGAAGACACTTACCGTACGCTCACAGCGGTGGATTCTGTTATCATGGTTATTGACTGTGTGAAAGGAGTGGAAATTCAAACAGAAAAATTAATGGAAGTATGCAGGATGAGAAACACACCTGTAATTTGCTTTATTAATAAACTAGATAGAGAAGGACGTGATCCTTATGATTTACTGGATGAGGTAGAAACTAAATTAAACATTCAGGTAAGACCGCTCTCCTGGCCCATTTCTATGGGGAAATCTTTTAAAGGTGTTTACAACCTATATGACAAACAATTGAACCTGTTTACACCTAGTCAACGAAAGGTTAGTGATGACAGGGTTGTCATAGAAGACCTAAGTTCCAAGAAACTAGACGAAAGAATAGGGTCTAGTTTGGCCGATCAGCTAAGGGAAGATGTGGAATTAATTGAAGGGGTATATCCAGATTTTAATCCTAAGGAATACCTAGAAGGAACTGTTGCTCCGGTATTTTTCGGCTCTGCAGTGAACAATTTTGGGGTAAAGGAAATGTTGGATACATTTATTCAAATAGCTCCCGGGCCAAAAAGCCGGCAGACTGAAGAACGTGAGGTAAAACCAGATGAGGATCACTTCAGCGGGTTTATTTTCAAGATTCACGCCAATATGGACCCCAAACATAGAAACCGTATCGCTTTTTTACGTATATGTTCAGGGACCTTTCAAAGGAACAAGCCTTATAACCATGTAAGAGGAACAAAACCGCTTCGCTTTTCTAATGTAACATCCTTTATGGCTCAGGACAAAGAAATAATTGAGGAAGCATTCCCTGGTGATATCGTTGGGCTTTACGACACTGGAAATTTAAAAATCGGAGACAGTATAACTGATGGTGAGAACCTAAACTTCAAAGGTATCCCTAGCTTTTCCCCGGAGATTTTCAGGGAGGTAGTAAACAAGGATGCCATGAAAACCAAGCAACTAGAAAAAGGCTTGCAACAATTAATGGAAGAAGGAGTGGCACAACTCTTTACCTTTGAGATAGGGTCTAGAAAAGTTGTAGGTACTGTAGGTCAACTTCAGTTTGAAGTAATTAAATTCAGACTCAAAAATGAATACAATGCCACTGCTGATTTTGTCCCTATGAACCTGCATAAGGCTTGCTGGATCACCAGTAATGACAAAAAGAAATTGGATGAATTTATCCGTTCTAAGCAAAGGCATATTGCAAAAGATAGAAACGGAAAATTAGTATTCATGGCAGAGAGTAAGGCTTGGTTACAAATGGTTCAGGACAATTTTCCTGAAATTGAATTCCACAACACATCAGAATATTAA
- a CDS encoding RluA family pseudouridine synthase yields MKKPFNVIFEDNHLLVVNKSAGILVQGDKTGDKTLTDLCKTYIANKYNKPGAVFLHPVHRLDRPVSGVVVFARTSKALERMTALFRKREVHKVYWALVKRKPREETGKLTHWLVKNPEKNVTTAYDKEVPESKKSEMTYKRLGKLNDHWLLELRPVTGRPHQLRVQLASMDCPIRGDVKYGFPKPNPDASINLHAFHLVFIHPIKKEKLFLRAALPEEPFWEQFLEFENIKSSDRHLDKTFSG; encoded by the coding sequence ATGAAAAAACCATTTAATGTAATATTTGAAGACAATCATCTTTTGGTTGTTAACAAATCTGCTGGGATATTGGTACAGGGAGATAAAACCGGAGATAAAACTCTTACCGATCTTTGTAAAACCTATATAGCAAATAAATACAATAAACCTGGTGCAGTTTTCTTGCATCCAGTCCATAGACTTGACAGACCAGTTAGTGGTGTGGTGGTTTTTGCCAGAACCTCCAAAGCATTGGAAAGGATGACTGCCTTGTTCAGGAAAAGAGAAGTTCACAAAGTTTACTGGGCCTTGGTAAAAAGAAAGCCAAGAGAAGAAACAGGTAAATTGACACATTGGCTGGTGAAAAATCCTGAAAAAAACGTTACAACAGCTTATGACAAGGAAGTTCCAGAGTCCAAAAAATCTGAAATGACCTATAAAAGGCTAGGCAAATTAAACGACCATTGGTTACTAGAACTTCGCCCAGTCACAGGTAGACCACACCAATTGCGTGTGCAATTAGCCTCCATGGACTGCCCTATTAGAGGAGATGTCAAATATGGCTTTCCAAAACCAAATCCTGATGCAAGTATTAACTTACATGCATTTCATTTGGTATTTATTCACCCCATTAAGAAAGAGAAATTATTCCTGAGAGCAGCCTTGCCTGAGGAACCATTTTGGGAGCAATTTCTGGAATTTGAAAACATAAAGTCAAGTGACCGCCATTTGGATAAAACATTTAGCGGCTAA
- a CDS encoding TraB/GumN family protein yields MLKRAFIIWLFLLGSLTAFGQEEEGVFWEIVSQDNPQPSYLFGTIHLICEEDFNINDQVTSALSKTDVLVLEIDMDDPHLQSVMRANLFNKDGQKINDFLNKEEYEDIRTFLKERTGMDLDMLQEMRPMILMSLLYNNFLECETKSFENELMLLAKEENVEVAGLETVENQMSLFDLIPLEDQYESFYTYINDIEKGQEEFRLLIEAYKHEKISELFEMVSESPEYKDYQDILLADRNKNWVAPMEKIMKDSSAFFAVGAGHLAGPEGLINLLKREGYEVNRIHL; encoded by the coding sequence ATGTTAAAGAGAGCTTTCATCATTTGGCTGTTTTTACTAGGATCTTTAACTGCATTTGGACAAGAAGAAGAGGGTGTTTTTTGGGAGATCGTAAGTCAAGATAATCCTCAGCCCTCTTATCTTTTTGGTACCATACACCTTATTTGTGAAGAAGATTTCAATATAAATGACCAGGTAACTAGCGCATTATCCAAAACTGATGTGCTTGTACTTGAAATCGACATGGATGACCCTCATTTGCAATCAGTAATGAGAGCCAACTTATTCAATAAAGATGGACAAAAAATCAACGACTTTTTAAACAAAGAGGAATACGAAGACATTCGAACTTTTTTAAAAGAAAGGACAGGTATGGATCTTGACATGTTACAGGAAATGCGTCCTATGATATTGATGTCCTTGCTTTATAACAACTTCTTGGAATGTGAAACCAAGTCTTTTGAGAATGAGCTAATGCTTCTTGCCAAAGAGGAAAATGTAGAAGTAGCAGGACTTGAGACTGTAGAAAACCAGATGTCTCTTTTTGACCTTATCCCACTTGAAGACCAATATGAGAGTTTTTACACCTACATTAATGACATAGAAAAAGGACAGGAAGAGTTTAGACTACTTATTGAAGCTTATAAACATGAGAAAATAAGCGAACTTTTTGAGATGGTTTCTGAAAGCCCTGAATACAAAGATTATCAAGACATCTTGCTTGCTGACAGGAATAAAAACTGGGTAGCACCTATGGAAAAAATCATGAAAGACAGCAGTGCCTTCTTTGCTGTTGGAGCGGGCCATCTTGCTGGTCCAGAGGGCCTAATTAATCTCTTAAAAAGAGAAGGGTACGAAGTGAATAGGATTCACCTATAA
- a CDS encoding TVP38/TMEM64 family protein, producing the protein MDKKPPIFKHFRNIYSKSPWLLVAILWVSIIPTIGALTLGGWIYSNWAELTILSIIKPKVAIVYCFMGITLMGLALIPTTFFAVITGYLFGWQAFPYLVLSYTLASAVGYLLGKILKKDSLELILDPYPKAAKLIHDKKNQMGRLIFFIRISPVIPFAISNLVFALLETGLKRVLWFGFLGMLPRTLLAFSTGAFAGSIQEALSSDASVWQYLLVAGLLIVSFWGIYSFFTKPSESKEVYR; encoded by the coding sequence ATGGACAAAAAACCGCCTATTTTCAAGCATTTTAGAAATATCTATAGCAAAAGTCCTTGGTTACTAGTGGCTATCCTATGGGTGAGCATTATTCCAACTATAGGAGCCTTAACCCTAGGTGGCTGGATTTACAGTAATTGGGCTGAATTGACAATTTTGTCAATTATCAAGCCAAAGGTTGCCATTGTTTATTGTTTTATGGGTATTACCCTGATGGGCTTAGCTTTGATTCCAACTACTTTTTTTGCTGTAATTACAGGCTACTTATTTGGTTGGCAGGCCTTTCCCTATCTGGTTTTGTCTTATACTTTGGCAAGTGCTGTAGGGTATTTGTTGGGAAAGATTTTGAAAAAAGATAGTCTTGAATTGATTCTTGATCCTTATCCAAAAGCGGCCAAGCTGATTCATGATAAAAAAAATCAAATGGGAAGGCTTATTTTCTTTATTAGGATTAGCCCAGTCATACCCTTTGCAATCTCTAATTTAGTCTTTGCACTATTAGAAACGGGACTAAAAAGAGTGCTCTGGTTTGGGTTTTTAGGAATGTTGCCAAGGACATTGCTTGCCTTTTCCACCGGCGCCTTTGCGGGGAGTATACAAGAAGCCCTTTCTTCCGATGCATCTGTATGGCAATATCTATTGGTGGCAGGTCTTTTGATTGTGAGCTTTTGGGGGATTTATTCCTTTTTTACCAAGCCAAGTGAGAGCAAAGAGGTTTATAGGTGA
- a CDS encoding cystathionine gamma-synthase, which produces MKFATKAIHAGIKPDPGTGAIMTPIFQTSTYVQKSPGDHKGFEYSRTQNPTRQALENNLAALENGNHGLCFASGMASIDCILKLLKPGDEVISTNDLYGGTYRIFTKVFSKYGIKFHFVNMENPENILPYINENTKLIWAETPTNPMMNIIDIKALGEIAKSNKILFGVDNTFATPFLQTPLDLGADLVMHSVTKYLAGHSDVVMGAIVVKDKQLAEDLAFIQNSCGAVPGPQDCFLVLRGIKTLHLRMERHCQNGKTIAAYLKNHPKVDKVFWPGFEDHPNHQVAKNQMKYFGGMISFTLENNQIKDAISVLENFEIFVLAESLGGVESLCGHPATMTHASIPKAEREKVGLSDSLIRLSVGIEDAEDLKNDLAQALNKLI; this is translated from the coding sequence ATGAAATTTGCTACAAAAGCCATACATGCGGGAATTAAACCGGATCCAGGCACAGGGGCAATCATGACCCCAATCTTTCAAACCTCCACCTATGTACAAAAATCACCGGGCGATCACAAAGGTTTCGAATACTCAAGAACACAAAATCCTACCAGGCAGGCACTGGAAAACAATCTTGCAGCTCTAGAAAATGGCAATCACGGACTTTGCTTTGCCTCTGGAATGGCTTCCATAGACTGTATACTTAAATTATTGAAGCCTGGCGATGAAGTCATCAGTACCAATGATCTTTATGGGGGTACTTACAGGATTTTTACAAAGGTTTTCTCGAAATATGGAATAAAATTCCATTTTGTAAACATGGAAAACCCAGAAAACATCCTTCCTTATATCAACGAAAACACCAAGTTGATTTGGGCCGAAACCCCCACCAACCCAATGATGAATATCATTGACATCAAAGCACTTGGTGAGATTGCTAAAAGCAACAAAATCCTCTTTGGAGTTGACAATACTTTTGCCACCCCTTTTCTTCAGACACCTTTGGACTTGGGCGCGGACCTAGTAATGCACTCTGTAACCAAATACCTTGCAGGTCACTCCGATGTGGTAATGGGAGCCATTGTAGTAAAAGACAAACAGCTCGCAGAAGATTTGGCCTTCATTCAAAACTCTTGTGGTGCTGTACCTGGTCCACAAGATTGTTTCTTAGTGCTACGAGGCATTAAGACTTTGCATCTAAGAATGGAAAGACATTGCCAGAATGGTAAAACAATTGCTGCCTACCTAAAAAATCATCCTAAGGTAGACAAAGTGTTTTGGCCAGGCTTTGAAGACCACCCAAACCACCAGGTTGCAAAAAATCAAATGAAATATTTTGGAGGTATGATTTCCTTTACCTTAGAGAACAATCAAATTAAGGATGCTATCAGTGTATTAGAAAACTTTGAAATCTTTGTATTGGCTGAATCTTTAGGAGGAGTGGAATCACTCTGTGGACATCCCGCTACCATGACCCATGCCAGTATCCCTAAAGCTGAAAGAGAGAAAGTAGGCCTATCGGATTCATTGATTAGGCTAAGTGTAGGAATTGAGGATGCTGAAGACCTTAAAAATGACCTTGCGCAGGCTTTAAATAAATTAATTTAG
- a CDS encoding Smr/MutS family protein: MNIGDKVRLLHGKEEGVITKLSSGGQVEIEIEDGFRIPALKSELVLINEAEEAYFDTKPKKTTGFLSSVSKSNESDKEEGVYIAYAPYNDQVHDLLLINNTTKDCLYSLDELQGDNSKNIGAGVVKAKSFTKLGEKMLQEFEQWPPFSIMMVLLNKRLEKQQPVQVRNVKLKASSFFKTMGKAPLLNKDAYFFKLDETVKTLNVSKLNKELNPAPQDIYPAAKVKRPPASVDLHIEKLTDDYDLMSNSEMIQLQMKTFESNLNDAIVSGMDEIVFIHGIGNGVLRKNIHKYLSQLKGIKYFKDSQKTNFGYGATTVKINE, from the coding sequence ATGAACATAGGGGATAAGGTAAGATTACTGCATGGAAAGGAGGAAGGAGTCATTACCAAGCTTTCTTCTGGTGGACAGGTTGAAATTGAAATTGAAGATGGATTTAGAATTCCTGCTTTAAAATCTGAGTTGGTTCTCATCAATGAAGCCGAGGAGGCCTATTTCGACACCAAGCCCAAAAAAACTACAGGCTTCCTTTCTAGTGTTTCGAAAAGCAATGAATCTGACAAAGAAGAAGGTGTATATATAGCTTATGCTCCTTATAACGATCAGGTCCATGATCTGCTGCTAATTAACAACACAACCAAAGATTGTCTGTATTCATTAGATGAATTGCAGGGTGACAATTCAAAAAATATTGGTGCAGGTGTGGTTAAGGCGAAGTCATTTACCAAGTTAGGAGAAAAAATGCTTCAGGAATTTGAACAATGGCCACCATTCAGCATAATGATGGTTTTGTTGAACAAGCGTCTGGAAAAACAGCAGCCTGTTCAGGTTCGGAATGTAAAGTTGAAAGCGTCCTCCTTTTTCAAAACTATGGGGAAGGCACCATTGTTAAATAAAGACGCCTATTTTTTCAAGCTCGATGAAACGGTGAAAACCCTTAATGTTAGTAAGTTAAATAAAGAGCTCAATCCTGCTCCGCAAGATATTTATCCAGCAGCAAAGGTTAAGAGACCTCCTGCTTCAGTTGACCTTCATATAGAGAAATTGACTGATGATTATGACCTGATGAGTAACAGCGAAATGATTCAACTTCAAATGAAAACTTTTGAGTCCAACTTAAATGATGCGATTGTATCAGGTATGGATGAAATTGTCTTTATTCACGGAATTGGAAATGGAGTTTTGAGGAAAAATATTCATAAATATTTAAGTCAGCTTAAAGGAATAAAATATTTTAAGGATAGTCAAAAGACTAATTTTGGATATGGAGCGACAACTGTAAAGATAAACGAATAG